Proteins encoded within one genomic window of Mycolicibacterium monacense:
- a CDS encoding SRPBCC family protein, protein MGQVSASSTVMINAEPAAVLAAVADYQTVRPKILSEHYRDYRVIEGGQGAGTVATWKLQATKSRVRDVKATVDVAGHTVIEKDANSTLVTNYTVAPAGPGSSVTVKTSWTGAGGVKGFFEKTFAPLGLKKIQAQVLENLKREVEKGA, encoded by the coding sequence ATGGGACAGGTCAGCGCGTCGAGCACCGTCATGATCAACGCCGAACCGGCGGCAGTCCTGGCCGCTGTCGCCGACTACCAGACCGTCCGGCCCAAGATCCTCTCCGAGCACTACCGCGACTACCGGGTGATCGAGGGCGGGCAGGGTGCGGGGACCGTCGCCACCTGGAAGCTGCAGGCCACCAAATCGCGCGTCCGGGACGTCAAGGCCACCGTCGACGTGGCCGGCCACACCGTGATCGAGAAGGACGCCAACTCCACGCTGGTCACCAACTACACCGTCGCTCCGGCGGGGCCGGGCTCCTCGGTGACGGTCAAGACGTCGTGGACCGGCGCCGGCGGCGTCAAGGGCTTCTTCGAGAAGACCTTCGCGCCGCTGGGACTGAAGAAGATCCAGGCGCAGGTCCTCGAGAACCTCAAGCGTGAGGTCGAGAAGGGCGCCTGA
- a CDS encoding Rv3717 family N-acetylmuramoyl-L-alanine amidase: protein MPASLRVGAAIATSLLVAASTFATTTFAAPASAAPANIAGKIVFLDPGHNGANDASISRQVPTGRGGTKDCQASGTSTEDGYPEHTFAWDTTLRIRQALTALGVRTAMSRGNDNALGPCVDERAALANSVRPNAIVSVHADGGPPTGRGFHVLYSSPPLNEAQAGPAVQFAQVMRDQLSGSGFVPSTYIGSGGLNPRSDIAGLNLAQYPSILVELGNMKNPADSAVMKTAEGRQRYADAVVRGIAAFLALS from the coding sequence GTGCCTGCCAGCCTGCGTGTCGGAGCCGCGATCGCCACCAGCCTGCTCGTCGCCGCCTCCACATTTGCCACGACGACGTTCGCCGCTCCCGCATCCGCCGCGCCCGCGAACATCGCCGGGAAGATCGTGTTCCTCGACCCCGGCCACAACGGCGCCAACGACGCCTCGATCAGCAGGCAGGTGCCCACCGGCCGCGGCGGCACGAAGGACTGTCAGGCCAGCGGCACGTCGACCGAGGACGGCTATCCGGAGCACACGTTCGCCTGGGACACCACGCTGCGCATCCGCCAGGCGCTGACCGCGCTCGGCGTGCGCACCGCGATGTCGCGGGGCAACGACAACGCGCTCGGCCCGTGCGTCGACGAGCGCGCCGCCCTGGCCAACTCCGTGCGGCCCAACGCGATCGTGTCCGTCCACGCCGACGGCGGTCCGCCGACCGGACGCGGCTTCCACGTGCTGTATTCGTCGCCCCCGCTCAACGAGGCGCAGGCCGGGCCGGCCGTACAGTTCGCGCAGGTCATGCGCGATCAGCTGTCCGGATCCGGATTCGTCCCGTCGACCTACATCGGTTCGGGTGGCCTGAACCCGCGCAGCGACATCGCCGGGCTCAACCTCGCGCAGTACCCGTCGATCCTGGTGGAGCTGGGCAATATGAAGAACCCGGCCGATTCGGCGGTGATGAAGACCGCCGAGGGCAGACAGCGCTACGCCGACGCGGTCGTCCGCGGTATCGCCGCGTTCCTGGCGCTGTCCTGA
- a CDS encoding YbaB/EbfC family nucleoid-associated protein, protein MQPGGQPDMSALLAQAQQMQQQLMEAQESLANSEVHGQAGGGLVQVTMKGSGEVTSVAIDPKVVDPDDVETLQDLVVGAIADAAKQVTILAHDRLGPLAGGMGGLGIPGL, encoded by the coding sequence ATGCAACCCGGTGGCCAGCCCGATATGTCGGCACTGCTCGCGCAGGCCCAGCAGATGCAGCAGCAACTCATGGAGGCGCAGGAGTCCCTGGCCAATTCCGAGGTGCACGGTCAGGCCGGCGGCGGTCTGGTGCAGGTCACGATGAAGGGCAGCGGTGAGGTCACGTCGGTGGCCATCGACCCCAAGGTCGTCGACCCCGACGACGTCGAGACGCTGCAGGACCTCGTCGTCGGTGCGATCGCCGACGCCGCCAAGCAGGTCACCATCCTGGCCCACGACCGGCTCGGGCCGCTCGCGGGCGGTATGGGCGGCCTGGGGATCCCGGGCCTCTGA
- the recR gene encoding recombination mediator RecR, whose product MFEGPVQDLIDELGKLPGIGPKSAQRIAFHLLSVEPPDIDRLTAVLNRIRDGVKFCEVCGNVSDADRCRICSDPRRDASLVCVVEEPKDVQAVERTREFRGRYHVLGGALDPLSGVGPDQLRIRELLNRIGERVDGVDVAEVIIATDPNTEGEATATYLVRMLRDIPGLTVTRIASGLPMGGDLEFADELTLGRALAGRRAMA is encoded by the coding sequence TTGTTCGAGGGGCCCGTCCAGGATCTGATCGACGAACTCGGCAAGCTGCCGGGGATCGGCCCGAAGAGCGCTCAGCGCATCGCTTTTCACCTGTTGAGCGTCGAGCCGCCCGACATCGACCGGTTGACGGCGGTGCTCAACCGGATCCGCGACGGCGTGAAGTTCTGCGAGGTGTGCGGCAACGTCTCCGACGCCGACCGCTGCCGCATCTGCTCCGATCCGCGCCGCGACGCGTCGCTGGTGTGCGTGGTCGAGGAACCCAAGGATGTGCAGGCCGTCGAGCGCACGCGTGAGTTCCGCGGCCGCTACCACGTGCTGGGCGGGGCCCTCGACCCGTTGAGTGGGGTGGGGCCGGATCAACTGCGCATCCGCGAGCTGTTGAACCGGATCGGCGAGCGGGTCGACGGCGTCGACGTGGCCGAGGTCATCATCGCCACCGACCCGAACACCGAGGGGGAGGCGACGGCCACGTATCTGGTGCGGATGCTGCGCGACATCCCCGGGTTGACCGTCACGCGGATCGCCTCGGGGCTGCCGATGGGCGGCGATCTCGAATTCGCCGACGAGCTCACGCTGGGCCGCGCGCTGGCCGGCCGCCGCGCGATGGCCTAG
- a CDS encoding type 1 glutamine amidotransferase — MPESTVRIGLVLPDVMGTYGDGGNSVVLRQRLRLRGIDAEVVEITLADPVPAELDLYTLGGAEDYAQRLATKHLQRYPGLQQAASRGAPVLAICAAIQVLGHWYETSSGERVDGVGMLDVTTSPQPVRTIGEVVSQPLVAGLSEKLTGFENHRGGTVLGPEAAPLARVEKGAGNRDGDGFDGAVQGSVVATYLHGPCLARNPELADHLLSKVVGDLPPLDLDEVAQLRRERLAAPRRA; from the coding sequence ATGCCTGAATCGACCGTGCGGATCGGGCTGGTGCTGCCCGACGTGATGGGCACCTACGGCGACGGCGGCAACTCGGTGGTGTTGCGGCAGCGGTTGCGGTTGCGCGGTATCGACGCCGAGGTCGTCGAGATCACGCTCGCGGACCCGGTGCCCGCCGAACTCGACCTCTACACCCTCGGCGGTGCCGAGGACTACGCGCAGCGGCTGGCGACCAAACACCTGCAGCGCTATCCGGGTCTGCAGCAGGCCGCCTCGCGCGGGGCCCCGGTGCTGGCCATCTGCGCGGCCATCCAGGTGCTCGGCCACTGGTATGAGACGTCCTCGGGGGAACGCGTCGACGGCGTCGGGATGCTCGATGTCACGACCTCACCGCAGCCGGTCCGCACGATCGGTGAAGTGGTGTCCCAGCCGCTGGTCGCCGGCCTGTCCGAGAAATTGACCGGCTTCGAAAACCACAGGGGCGGAACTGTTCTGGGCCCGGAGGCCGCTCCGCTGGCCCGGGTCGAGAAGGGTGCGGGCAACCGGGACGGGGACGGGTTCGACGGAGCGGTACAGGGCAGCGTCGTCGCGACGTACCTGCACGGCCCGTGCCTGGCCCGCAATCCGGAGTTGGCCGATCATCTGCTCAGCAAGGTCGTCGGCGACCTGCCGCCACTGGACCTCGACGAGGTGGCGCAGCTGCGGCGCGAACGCCTGGCGGCCCCGCGCCGCGCCTAG
- a CDS encoding Mur ligase family protein — translation MVTPRGRAALTAGAAARWASRVTGRGAGAMIGGLVAMTLDRSILAQLGKGRRTVVITGTNGKSTTTRMTAAALGTLGAVATNAEGANMDAGLVAALAADRDATLAALEVDEMHVPHVSDAVDPSVVVLLNLSRDQLDRVGEINHIERTLRAGLARHPKAVVVANCDDVLMTSAAYDHPSVVWVAAGGSWANDSVSCPRSGEVIVRDGADWYSTGIDFKRPTPQWWYDDTHLHGPDGLSLPMTLALPGAVNRGNAAQAVAAAVTLGADPKAAVEAVSGVDEVAGRYRTVRLGDHTARVLLAKNPAGWQEALSMVDKHGAGVVIAVNGQVPDGEDLSWLWDVRFEHFEQVRVVAAGERGTDLAVRLGYAGVEHTLVHDTLAAIKSCPPGHVEVIANYTAFLQLNRRLPHA, via the coding sequence ATGGTCACCCCTCGAGGACGCGCCGCCCTGACGGCCGGAGCCGCCGCCCGGTGGGCGTCGCGTGTCACCGGCCGCGGTGCGGGCGCGATGATCGGCGGCCTGGTCGCGATGACGTTGGACCGGTCGATCCTCGCGCAGCTCGGTAAGGGCAGGCGCACGGTCGTCATCACCGGCACAAACGGCAAGTCCACCACCACGCGGATGACCGCGGCGGCGCTGGGCACCCTCGGCGCGGTGGCCACCAACGCCGAGGGCGCCAACATGGACGCCGGCCTGGTCGCCGCCCTCGCCGCCGACCGCGACGCGACGCTGGCGGCGCTCGAGGTCGACGAGATGCACGTGCCGCACGTGTCCGACGCCGTCGACCCGTCCGTCGTCGTGCTGCTCAACCTGTCGCGCGACCAGCTCGACCGCGTCGGTGAGATCAACCACATCGAGCGCACCCTGCGCGCCGGTCTGGCCCGGCATCCGAAGGCGGTCGTGGTGGCCAACTGCGACGACGTGCTGATGACGTCGGCGGCCTACGACCACCCCTCGGTGGTGTGGGTGGCCGCGGGCGGCAGTTGGGCCAACGACTCGGTGAGCTGTCCCCGCTCCGGCGAGGTCATCGTCCGCGACGGCGCCGACTGGTACTCGACCGGCATCGATTTCAAGCGGCCGACGCCGCAGTGGTGGTACGACGACACCCACCTGCACGGACCGGACGGGCTGTCGCTGCCGATGACCCTCGCCCTGCCCGGTGCGGTCAACCGCGGCAACGCCGCACAGGCCGTCGCGGCCGCGGTGACCCTCGGCGCGGATCCCAAGGCCGCCGTCGAGGCGGTGTCCGGGGTCGACGAGGTGGCCGGCCGGTACCGCACCGTGCGCCTCGGCGACCACACCGCGCGGGTGCTGCTGGCCAAGAACCCCGCCGGCTGGCAGGAGGCGCTGTCGATGGTCGACAAACACGGCGCCGGGGTGGTGATCGCGGTCAACGGACAGGTTCCCGACGGGGAGGATCTATCGTGGCTGTGGGACGTCCGGTTCGAGCATTTCGAGCAGGTCCGGGTCGTGGCCGCCGGTGAACGCGGCACCGACCTCGCAGTGCGGCTCGGCTACGCGGGCGTCGAGCACACGCTGGTGCACGACACCCTCGCCGCGATCAAGTCCTGTCCGCCCGGTCACGTCGAGGTGATCGCGAACTACACGGCGTTCCTGCAACTCAACCGGCGGTTACCCCATGCCTGA
- a CDS encoding DEDDh family exonuclease, protein MVSHGWGRPAVDTGTGWAVVDVETSGFRPGQARIVSLAALAVGDDGNVEQSLATLLNPGVDPGPTHVHGLTAEMLEGAPRFGDVVADLAELLRGRTLVAHNVGFDYSFLTAEAELVGAELPIDSVMCTVELARRLDLGTENLRLETLAAHWGVPQLKPHDALDDAQVLAQILKPTLARARERRAWLPTRSVSRRRWPNGRVTHDDLHPLRMVAARLPCAYLNPGRYIAGRPLVKGMRVAVAAEVTRTYEELIERLLTAGLAYTDAVDTETSLVICNQPDVEQGKGYQAQELGVPVLSDADFLRALDHVVGGTGIEEFFDATTVGDQFALF, encoded by the coding sequence ATGGTGAGCCACGGTTGGGGAAGACCGGCGGTCGACACCGGTACAGGCTGGGCCGTCGTCGATGTCGAGACGTCGGGTTTCCGGCCCGGGCAGGCGCGCATCGTCAGCCTGGCCGCACTCGCGGTGGGTGACGACGGCAACGTCGAACAGAGCCTGGCCACCCTGCTGAATCCGGGTGTCGACCCGGGGCCCACGCATGTGCACGGGCTGACCGCCGAGATGCTCGAGGGTGCGCCCCGCTTCGGTGACGTCGTCGCAGACCTCGCCGAACTTCTGCGCGGTCGTACGCTCGTCGCGCACAACGTCGGATTCGACTACTCGTTCCTGACCGCCGAGGCCGAACTCGTCGGCGCGGAACTGCCGATCGACTCGGTGATGTGCACCGTCGAACTCGCCCGCCGCCTCGACCTGGGGACGGAGAACCTGCGGTTGGAGACCCTCGCGGCGCACTGGGGTGTGCCGCAACTCAAACCGCACGATGCGCTCGACGACGCTCAGGTCCTCGCGCAGATCCTCAAACCGACGCTGGCGCGCGCCCGCGAGCGCAGGGCCTGGCTGCCGACGCGTTCGGTGAGCCGGCGGCGGTGGCCCAACGGCCGGGTCACCCACGACGACCTGCACCCGTTGAGGATGGTGGCCGCGCGGCTGCCCTGCGCGTACCTGAATCCCGGCCGCTACATCGCGGGCCGCCCGCTGGTGAAAGGTATGCGCGTCGCGGTCGCCGCGGAGGTCACGCGCACTTACGAAGAGCTGATCGAGCGGTTGCTCACCGCCGGGCTGGCCTACACCGACGCGGTGGACACGGAGACCTCACTGGTCATCTGCAACCAGCCCGATGTCGAACAGGGCAAGGGCTACCAGGCTCAGGAGCTCGGCGTCCCGGTGCTCTCGGACGCCGACTTCCTGCGGGCCCTCGACCACGTCGTCGGGGGCACCGGTATCGAGGAGTTCTTCGACGCCACCACGGTCGGCGATCAGTTCGCGCTGTTCTAG
- a CDS encoding NADPH-dependent FMN reductase, with the protein MTVVVVGNPKPKSRTRAAAELVAERLTGSPAEHVIDVVDLGAGLLGWGDPKVAEAKDIVKSADSLVVASPTFKATYTGLLKLFLDQFGQGELGQVPTFPLMLGGSLAHALAPELTLRPVLVEIGASCPAPSLYLLDSEYETSPELDRWLEVARRFVPS; encoded by the coding sequence GTGACTGTCGTCGTCGTGGGGAATCCGAAACCTAAGTCGCGCACGCGGGCCGCCGCCGAACTGGTCGCCGAGAGGCTGACCGGCTCACCCGCCGAGCACGTGATCGATGTCGTCGATCTCGGCGCCGGGCTACTCGGGTGGGGCGACCCGAAGGTGGCCGAGGCCAAGGACATCGTGAAGTCCGCGGACAGCCTCGTCGTCGCCTCGCCGACGTTCAAGGCCACCTACACCGGGCTGCTCAAGCTGTTCCTCGACCAGTTCGGCCAGGGTGAACTCGGTCAGGTCCCGACGTTCCCGCTCATGCTGGGCGGCTCACTGGCCCATGCGCTGGCACCGGAGTTGACCCTGCGTCCGGTTCTGGTGGAGATCGGCGCGAGCTGTCCGGCACCGAGCCTGTACCTGCTCGACTCCGAGTACGAGACCTCACCCGAACTCGACAGGTGGCTCGAGGTGGCGCGCCGGTTCGTGCCTTCCTAG
- the leuA gene encoding 2-isopropylmalate synthase, producing the protein MNTPESTDAFSSVRAITTPSGPPHPGQPAWNTQRASAMPVSRYRSFAEEVEPVTLPDRTWPDKVVDTAPMWCAVDLRDGNQALIDPMSPARKRRMFDLLVRMGYKEIEVGFPSASQTDFDFVREIIEQGAIPDDVTIQVLTQCRPELITRTFEACKGAPRAIVHFYNSTSILQRRVVFRADREAVKQIAVDGARMCVEEAAKHPDTLWRFEYSPESYTGTELEYAVDVCNAVADIVKPTPEVPLIVNLPATVEMATPNVYADSIEWMNRHLSPRDSIILSLHPHNDRGTAVAAAELGYQAGADRIEGCLFGNGERTGNVCLVTLGLNLFSRGVDPQIDFSNIDEIRRTVEYCNQLPVHERHPYGGDLVYTAFSGSHQDAINKGLDAMKVAADEADSDVDDILWQVPYLPIDPKDVGRTYEAVIRVNSQSGKGGVAYIMKADHGLVLPRRLQIEFSQAIQKITDGEGGEVSPKEMWDVFAEEYLSPVRPLERMRQKVDAAEVDGGTDTITAVVKVDGVEREIVGAGNGPLAAFCDALGAIGFDISVLDYSEHALSAGEEAQAAAYVEASVGGKTVWGVGIATSITTASLRAVVSAVNRAARS; encoded by the coding sequence ATGAACACCCCTGAATCAACAGACGCCTTCTCGTCCGTCCGCGCCATCACCACCCCGTCCGGCCCGCCGCATCCCGGCCAGCCGGCCTGGAACACCCAACGCGCCTCCGCCATGCCGGTCAGCCGGTACCGCAGCTTCGCCGAGGAAGTGGAACCGGTCACGCTGCCGGACCGCACCTGGCCCGACAAGGTCGTCGACACCGCGCCGATGTGGTGCGCGGTCGACCTGCGCGACGGCAACCAGGCGCTGATCGACCCGATGAGCCCCGCGCGCAAACGCCGCATGTTCGACCTGCTGGTGCGCATGGGCTACAAGGAGATCGAGGTCGGCTTCCCGTCGGCCAGCCAGACCGATTTCGACTTCGTCCGCGAGATCATCGAACAGGGCGCGATCCCCGACGACGTCACCATCCAGGTGCTGACGCAGTGCCGGCCCGAACTGATCACCCGCACCTTCGAGGCCTGCAAGGGCGCACCGCGGGCGATCGTGCACTTCTACAACTCGACGTCGATCCTGCAGCGCCGCGTCGTGTTCCGCGCCGACCGCGAGGCCGTCAAGCAGATCGCCGTCGACGGCGCCCGGATGTGCGTCGAAGAGGCCGCCAAGCACCCCGACACGCTGTGGCGGTTCGAGTACTCCCCCGAGTCCTACACCGGCACCGAACTGGAATACGCCGTCGACGTCTGCAACGCGGTCGCCGACATCGTGAAGCCCACCCCCGAGGTGCCGCTGATCGTCAACCTGCCCGCCACCGTCGAGATGGCGACGCCCAACGTCTACGCCGACTCGATCGAGTGGATGAACCGGCACCTGAGCCCGCGCGACAGCATCATCCTGAGCCTGCACCCGCACAACGACCGCGGAACCGCTGTCGCCGCAGCGGAATTGGGCTACCAGGCCGGTGCCGACCGCATCGAGGGCTGCCTGTTCGGCAACGGTGAGCGCACCGGCAACGTATGCCTGGTGACGCTGGGCCTGAACCTGTTCAGCCGGGGCGTCGACCCGCAGATCGACTTCTCCAACATCGACGAGATCCGCCGCACCGTCGAGTACTGCAACCAGCTGCCGGTCCACGAGCGTCACCCCTACGGCGGCGACCTGGTGTACACCGCGTTCTCCGGCAGCCATCAGGACGCGATCAACAAGGGTCTGGACGCGATGAAGGTCGCCGCGGACGAAGCGGACTCCGACGTCGACGACATCCTGTGGCAGGTGCCGTATCTGCCGATCGATCCGAAGGACGTCGGCCGCACCTACGAAGCCGTCATCCGGGTGAACTCCCAGTCCGGCAAGGGCGGCGTCGCCTACATCATGAAGGCCGACCACGGACTGGTGCTGCCGCGCCGCCTGCAGATCGAGTTCAGCCAGGCCATCCAGAAGATCACCGACGGTGAGGGCGGCGAGGTGTCGCCCAAGGAGATGTGGGACGTCTTCGCCGAGGAGTACCTGTCGCCGGTCCGGCCGCTGGAGCGGATGCGCCAGAAGGTCGACGCCGCGGAGGTCGACGGCGGCACCGACACGATCACCGCCGTGGTGAAGGTGGACGGTGTCGAACGCGAGATCGTCGGCGCGGGCAACGGGCCGTTGGCCGCGTTCTGCGACGCCCTGGGCGCGATCGGATTCGACATCAGCGTCCTGGACTACTCCGAGCATGCACTGTCCGCCGGTGAGGAGGCGCAGGCCGCGGCCTACGTCGAGGCCTCCGTCGGCGGTAAGACGGTATGGGGTGTGGGCATCGCGACCTCGATCACGACGGCCTCGCTGCGCGCGGTGGTGTCGGCGGTGAACCGCGCCGCACGCAGCTGA
- a CDS encoding helix-turn-helix domain-containing protein, with amino-acid sequence MSPSEDSAPLLRNKSGTARERDPQEPVDDTEFEAAIGRNVRQLRQQHGLTVAEMAERVGISKAMMSKIENAQTSCSLSTLALLAKGFDVPVTTLFRGADVERPAAFVKAGTGARIVRNGTKEGHDYQLLGSLRGEHKRLECLEVTLSEKSRTYPLFQHPGTEFIYMLEGVMDYSHSRSVYRLHPGDSLQIDGEGAHGPVDLVELPIRFLSVIAFPDSAV; translated from the coding sequence GTGAGCCCATCCGAGGATTCTGCGCCGCTGCTGCGCAACAAGTCGGGCACCGCGCGCGAGCGTGACCCGCAGGAACCGGTCGACGACACCGAGTTCGAGGCGGCGATCGGGCGCAACGTGCGCCAACTGCGGCAGCAGCACGGACTCACCGTCGCGGAGATGGCCGAGCGCGTCGGCATCTCCAAGGCCATGATGAGCAAGATCGAGAACGCGCAGACCTCCTGCAGCCTGTCCACGCTGGCGCTGCTGGCCAAGGGGTTCGACGTACCGGTCACCACACTGTTCCGCGGTGCGGACGTCGAGCGCCCCGCCGCGTTCGTCAAGGCGGGTACCGGCGCGCGGATCGTGCGCAACGGCACCAAGGAGGGCCACGACTACCAGTTGCTGGGCTCGCTGCGCGGTGAGCACAAGCGGCTGGAATGCCTCGAGGTCACGCTGTCGGAGAAGAGCCGGACCTACCCGCTGTTCCAGCATCCCGGCACCGAGTTCATCTACATGCTCGAGGGCGTCATGGACTACAGCCACAGCCGCTCGGTGTACCGGCTGCACCCCGGCGATTCGCTGCAGATCGACGGGGAGGGTGCGCACGGCCCCGTCGACCTGGTCGAACTGCCGATCCGGTTCCTGTCGGTGATCGCGTTCCCGGACTCCGCCGTCTAG
- a CDS encoding NAD(P)/FAD-dependent oxidoreductase, whose protein sequence is MIETADVVIVGGGLEGAAAAWALAERGITNVVVVERNTVGSGMTGKSSGIVRCHYGVSSLAAMANAGLEVFENPQKYLGEQADDIGFRQTGYVVGVGEPNVGAMRKSLAAQRAVGVQTEEIDAAEVAEMWPFADLEPFAAFGWEPRGGYGDAYRTAQAFAAAARSAGVRVRQSTAVQNLTTVGDRVTGVKLADGGEISAETVVVATGAWTRPFLAQHGIDVPIRVVREQIVLIDPGVELGPVPVFSDLVSLQYIRPEPDGTVLFGNSDLADNEETDPDDYLNRATDDFVDITVDKVGTRFPGFPDASITSSYAGCYDVTPDWNPVISRTELDGLVVAAGFSGHGFKIAPAVGRLVADIVVDGRSGDPRIPETDFRLSRFAEGDLLRTPYPYVGAGEMR, encoded by the coding sequence ATGATCGAAACAGCTGACGTCGTCATCGTCGGCGGCGGTCTGGAGGGCGCCGCCGCCGCGTGGGCGTTGGCCGAGCGCGGGATCACGAATGTGGTTGTGGTCGAACGGAATACCGTCGGGTCCGGGATGACGGGTAAATCGAGCGGTATCGTGCGCTGCCACTACGGGGTCAGCTCGCTGGCCGCCATGGCCAACGCCGGACTCGAGGTGTTCGAGAACCCGCAGAAGTACCTGGGCGAGCAGGCCGACGACATCGGATTCCGCCAGACCGGATACGTCGTCGGGGTCGGCGAGCCGAACGTCGGCGCGATGCGCAAGAGCCTCGCGGCGCAGCGCGCGGTCGGTGTGCAGACCGAGGAGATCGACGCCGCAGAGGTCGCCGAGATGTGGCCGTTCGCCGACCTAGAACCGTTCGCGGCGTTCGGCTGGGAGCCCCGCGGCGGATACGGCGATGCCTATCGGACCGCCCAGGCGTTCGCGGCGGCCGCCCGGTCCGCGGGTGTGCGCGTGCGGCAGAGCACCGCGGTGCAGAACCTGACGACCGTCGGCGACCGCGTCACCGGCGTGAAGCTGGCCGACGGCGGCGAGATCTCCGCCGAGACCGTCGTCGTCGCCACCGGAGCCTGGACCCGGCCATTCCTCGCCCAGCACGGGATCGACGTGCCGATCCGCGTGGTGCGCGAACAGATCGTGCTCATCGACCCCGGTGTGGAACTCGGTCCGGTGCCGGTGTTCTCCGATCTGGTGTCGCTGCAGTACATCCGCCCCGAACCCGACGGCACAGTGCTGTTCGGCAACAGCGACCTGGCCGACAACGAGGAGACGGACCCGGACGACTACCTCAACCGCGCCACCGACGACTTCGTCGACATCACCGTCGACAAGGTCGGCACCCGGTTCCCCGGTTTCCCCGACGCCTCGATCACCAGCAGCTACGCCGGCTGTTACGACGTCACACCCGATTGGAACCCGGTGATCTCCCGCACCGAACTCGACGGTCTCGTCGTCGCGGCGGGGTTCAGCGGCCACGGCTTCAAGATCGCTCCCGCGGTCGGCCGGTTGGTGGCGGACATCGTCGTCGACGGGCGCAGCGGCGACCCGCGGATCCCGGAGACCGATTTCCGGCTGTCCCGCTTCGCCGAGGGCGACCTGCTCCGCACGCCCTACCCGTACGTCGGTGCCGGCGAGATGCGCTAG
- a CDS encoding FMN-binding glutamate synthase family protein encodes MSTWALRESATFDRDTIAGIQRAADTGIYDIRGWGAKRALPHFDDLLFLGASMSRYPLEGYRERCATDVVLGGRHAKYPLHLDIPVTIAGMSFGALSGQAKEALGRGASEVGTSTTTGDGGMTPEERGQSKHLVYQYLPSRYGMNPDDLRKADAIEVVLGQGAKPGGGGMLLGQKISERVASMRTLPEGIDQRSACRHPDWTGPDDLTIKINELREITDWEKPIYVKVGATRTYYDVKLAVHAGADVVVVDGMQGGTAATQEVFIEHVGVPTLAAIPQAVQALQELGVHRKAGARGHLPREAQGDGATGDGSVQLIVSGGIRTGADVAKALALGADAVAIGTAALIALGDNHPRYAAEYEKIGSAAGFYDDFQDGRDPAGITTQDPELAARLDPVEAGRRLANYLRVLTMEAQTIARACGKAHVCHLEPEDLVAVSIEAAAMARVPLAGTDWIPGR; translated from the coding sequence AGCACCTGGGCACTGCGCGAATCGGCGACCTTCGACCGCGACACCATCGCAGGCATCCAGCGCGCCGCCGACACCGGCATCTACGACATCCGCGGCTGGGGTGCCAAGCGGGCGCTGCCCCACTTCGACGATCTGCTCTTCCTCGGGGCCTCGATGTCGCGCTACCCCCTGGAGGGCTATCGCGAGCGGTGCGCCACCGACGTGGTGCTGGGTGGCCGACACGCCAAATACCCCTTGCACCTGGATATCCCGGTCACCATCGCCGGTATGTCGTTCGGCGCACTGTCCGGACAGGCCAAGGAGGCGCTGGGCCGCGGCGCCAGCGAGGTCGGCACCTCCACCACCACCGGTGACGGGGGCATGACGCCCGAGGAACGTGGGCAGAGCAAACACCTGGTGTACCAGTACCTGCCGTCGCGCTACGGCATGAACCCCGACGACCTGCGCAAGGCCGACGCGATCGAGGTGGTGCTCGGCCAGGGCGCCAAACCCGGCGGTGGCGGAATGCTGTTGGGCCAGAAGATCTCCGAGCGTGTCGCATCGATGCGGACGCTGCCGGAAGGCATCGACCAACGGTCGGCGTGCCGGCACCCGGACTGGACGGGACCCGACGACCTCACCATCAAGATCAACGAGTTGAGGGAGATCACCGACTGGGAGAAGCCGATCTACGTCAAGGTCGGCGCCACCCGCACCTACTACGACGTCAAGCTCGCGGTGCACGCCGGCGCCGACGTGGTGGTCGTCGACGGGATGCAGGGCGGCACCGCCGCCACGCAGGAGGTGTTCATCGAACACGTCGGCGTCCCGACGCTGGCGGCGATCCCGCAGGCGGTGCAGGCGCTGCAGGAACTCGGTGTGCACCGGAAGGCCGGGGCGCGGGGGCACCTCCCGCGCGAAGCGCAGGGGGACGGAGCGACGGGAGATGGGTCAGTCCAGCTCATCGTCTCCGGCGGCATCCGCACCGGGGCCGACGTGGCCAAGGCGCTCGCACTGGGCGCCGATGCGGTCGCTATCGGCACGGCGGCCCTGATCGCGCTCGGCGACAACCATCCGAGGTATGCCGCCGAATACGAGAAGATCGGCAGCGCCGCAGGGTTTTACGACGATTTCCAGGACGGCCGCGATCCTGCCGGCATCACCACCCAGGACCCGGAGCTGGCCGCCCGGCTCGACCCTGTCGAGGCCGGCCGGCGGCTCGCGAACTATCTGCGGGTGCTGACCATGGAGGCCCAGACCATCGCCCGGGCCTGCGGTAAGGCCCACGTCTGCCATCTCGAACCCGAGGATCTGGTGGCCGTCAGCATCGAAGCCGCGGCCATGGCCCGCGTTCCGCTGGCCGGCACCGACTGGATTCCCGGCCGATGA